A region of Drosophila suzukii chromosome 2L, CBGP_Dsuzu_IsoJpt1.0, whole genome shotgun sequence DNA encodes the following proteins:
- the Dad1 gene encoding dolichyl-diphosphooligosaccharide--protein glycosyltransferase subunit DAD1 — translation MVELSSVISKFYNDYVQNTPKKLKLVDIYLGYILLTGIIQFVYCCLVGTFPFNSFLSGFISTVSCFVLAVCLRLQANPQNKTVFAGISPERGFADFIFAHVILHLVVMNFIG, via the coding sequence ATGGTGGAGCTGTCGAGCGTCATTTCCAAGTTCTACAACGACTACGTGCAGAACACGCCCAAGAAGCTGAAGCTGGTGGACATCTACCTGGGCTACATTCTGTTGACCGGCATCATCCAGTTTGTTTACTGCTGCCTGGTGGGCACCTTCCCGTTCAACTCCTTCCTATCCGGGTTCATCAGCACCGTCAGCTGCTTCGTCCTGGCCGTGTGCCTCCGCCTGCAGGCCAATCCCCAGAACAAGACCGTATTTGCCGGCATTTCACCGGAACGCGGTTTCGCCGACTTCATCTTCGCCCATGTGATCCTGCACCTGGTGGTGATGAACTTCATCGGTTAA
- the Rcd4 gene encoding protein PPP1R35 homolog: MPHKRKTRLHVNQRNCTTRRVQLTPSAPPNVHVESCNGHAAEIPTPACPRAKKCQLKISSKPFSLDKLAVPQYNTTVRKQKEVRIISSVVLDKKFSPEGMASIAPKVTQKMNFPMDQAVFHDLVTLNVNDSILVPKKSSFTASKSKTSKETEPNKLKGEPQLADYAEKVEPLEMAIPEPELHLDFTPEPFDFLGAYKKIFY, translated from the exons ATGCCGCACAAGCGTAAAACCCGACTCCATGTGAACCAGCGGAACTGCACCACGCGACGTGTCCAATTGACACCTTCAGCTCCGCCAAATGTCCACGTCGAGTCCTGCAACGGCCATGCCGCGGAGATCCCGACGCCGGCCTGTCCGAGGGCCAAAAAGTGCCAACTGAAGATATCCAGCAAACCCTTTTCGTTGGACAAGTTAGCCGTGCCCCAATACAATACCACCGTGCGCAAGCAGAAAGAGGTTCGAATCATCTCCAGCGTTGTGCTAGACAAGAAATTTAGTCCGGAGGGCATGGCTTCAATAGCTCCCAAG GTAACCCAGAAGATGAATTTCCCGATGGATCAGGCGGTCTTTCATGATCTGGTGACCCTGAACGTGAACGATTCCATCCTGGTGCCAAAGAAGAGTTCCTTCACTGCCTCCAAGAGCAAGACGTCCAAGGAAACCGAACCGAACAAGCTCAAAGGCGAGCCCCAATTGGCCGACTATGCCGAGAAGGTCGAACCCCTTGAGATGGCCATTCCAGAGCCAGAGCTCCATTTGGACTTCACACCAGAACCCTTCGATTTCCTCGGCGCGTACAAGAAGATCTTCTATTAg
- the LOC108005089 gene encoding uncharacterized protein yields MALSRAKPDELPKDAVVITEDQALKYQWKIITAWDKVGDVWSLRYTPGILSALAAGTGAYINNHYRTKLRLGGHGRLSSYLPIVAVPAIFTMLTHKFFIQRPILLNPLGECPVCIQVRSAAFQTSLGIVYPTILAPFAAFMFATRCYTYRMPSITESPREVFQLWRKITRPIVPALGTIICLQALLTMFLTGQEDKQNFLLMLRMREIEHQLEEEHLPQRIDF; encoded by the exons ATGGCATTATCCCGCGCCAAGCCCGACGAACTGCCCAAGGATGCAGTTGTGATCACAGAGGATCAGGCCCTGAAATACCAGTGGAAGATCATTACCGCTTGGGACAAAGTCGGCGATGT gTGGTCGCTGCGATATACTCCTGGAATTCTGAGTGCCCTGGCTGCGGGAACAGGTGCATACATCAATAATCACTATCGCACCAAGCTGCGATTGGGAGGACATGGTCGGTTGTCCAGTTACCTGCCCATTGTAGCCGTTCCCGCCATTTTTACCATGCTGACGCACAAGTTCTTCATCCAACGACCCATTCTGCTGAATCCCCTGGGCGAGTGCCCGGTGTGCATCCAAGTGCGGTCTGCCGCCTTCCAGACGAGTCTGGGCATTGTGTATCCCACGATCCTTGCACCATTTGCCGCATTTATGTTCGCCACCCGCTGCTACACGTACCGCATGCCCTCGATCACGGAGAGTCCGCGTGAGGTGTTCCAGTTGTGGCGCAAGATCACCCGCCCCATTGTCCCAGCCCTGGGCACCATCATCTGCCTGCAGGCCCTGCTCACTATGTTCCTGACCGGTCAGGAGGACAAGCAGAACTTTCTGCTAATGCTGCGCATGAGGGAGATCGAGCACCAGCTGGAGGAGGAGCACCTGCCGCAGCGAATCGACTTTTAA
- the AlaRS gene encoding alanine--tRNA ligase, cytoplasmic, with translation MKFLTAKEVRDAYLGFFKEQKHIYVHSSSTIPLDDPTLLFANAGMNQFKPIFLGTADPNSEMSKWVRVANTQKCIRAGGKHNDLDDVGKDVYHHTFFEMLGNWSFGDYFKKEICSWAWEFLTQRLNLPKDRLYVTYFGGDEASGLEPDLECKQLWLDLGLKPEHILPGSMKDNFWEMGETGPCGPCSELHFDRIGGRSVPELVNMDDPDVLEIWNLVFIQYNRESDGSLKQLPRKHIDCGMGFERLVSVIQNKRSNYDTDLFVPLFEAIQAGTGAPAYQGRVGADDVDGIDMAYRVLADHARTITIALADGGTPDNTGRGYVLRRILRRAVRYATEKLNAKPGFFATLVNTVVDLLGDAFPEVKKDPQHIIDIINEEELQFLKTLTRGRNLLNRTIEKLGNQTTIPGDVAWRLYDTYGFPVDLTQLMAEEKSLNIDMDGYEAAKQNSYVLSQGKGASKIEEINLDVHAISELQEKGVPPTNDTFKYKYEAVSDERDSAYNYGVCNSKIVALRFENQFVNEISSGQKAGIVLDKTNFYAESGGQIYDQGALVKVNDEANEFLVDRVYNRGGYILHIGVVEGTLKVGDELELHIDVERRWLTSKNHSATHALNHCLLQVLGKDTEQKGSLVVPEKLRFDFNSKAAMTIEQVAKTEQLTKEMVYKNVPIYAKESKLALAKKIRGLRSVFDEVYPDPVRVISFGVSVDELEQNPDSEAGEQTSVEFCGGTHLRRSGHIMDFVISSEEAIAKGIRRIVALTGPEALKALKKSEAFEQEIIRLKATIDADQSGKDSKSHVKEIVELTEQISHATIPYVKKDEMRNLLKGLKKTLDDKERALRAAVSVTVVERAKALCEANPQATVLVEQLEAFNNTKALDAALKQVRSQLPDAAAMFLSVDADSKKIFCLSSVPKSAVEKGLKANEWVQHVSATLGGKGGGKPESAQASGTNYEKVDEIVLLASKFAQSKLS, from the exons ATGAAGTTCCTCACCGCCAAGGAGGTGCGCGATGCCTATCTGGGCTTCTTCAAGGAGCAGAAGCACATCTACGTCCACTCGTCCAGCACGATTCCGCTGGACGATCCCACGCTGCTGTTCGCCAACGCCGGTATGAACCAGTTCAAGCCCATCTTCCTGGGGACCGCCGATCCCAACAGCGAGATGTCCAAGTGGGTGCGCGTGGCCAACACGCAGAAGTGCATCCGTGCCGGCGGCAAGCACAACGATCTGGACGACGTGGGCAAGGATGTCTACCATCACACCTTCTTCGAGATGCTGGGCAACTGGTCCTTTGGCGACTACTTCAAGAAGGAGATCTGCTCCTGGGCCTGGGAGTTCCTTACCCAGCGTCTCAACCTGCCCAAGGATCGTCTGTATGTGACGTACTTTGGCGGAGATGAGGCCAGCGGCCTGGAACCCGACTTGGAGTGCAAGCAGCTGTGGCTGGACCTGGGTCTGAAGCCGGAGCACATCCTGCCGGGCAGCATGAAGGACAACTTCTGGGAGATGGGCGAGACCGGACCCTGCGGACCTTGCTCCGAGCTGCACTTTGACCGCATCGGCGGACGCAGCGTCCCGGAGCTTGTCAACATGGATGATCCCGATGTCCTGGAGATCTGGAATCTCGTGTTCATCCAATACAACCGCGAGTCCGATGGTAGCCTGAAGCAACTGCCCAGGAAGCACATCGACTGCGGCATGGGCTTTGAGCGGCTGGTGTCCGTCATTCAGAACAAGCGTTCCAACTACGACACCGATCTGTTTGTGCCCCTCTTCGAGGCCATCCAGGCGGGTACTGGTGCCCCAGCCTACCAGGGGCGTGTGGGTGCCGACGATGTGGACGGTATCGACATGGCCTACCGCGTGCTCGCCGATCACGCCCGTACCATCACAATTGCCCTGGCTGATGGCGGCACTCCGGATAACACCGGTCGTGGTTATGTCCTGCGACGCATCCTCCGACGCGCTGTGCG CTATGCCACGGAGAAGCTGAATGCCAAGCCCGGTTTCTTCGCCACCCTGGTGAACACAGTGGTGGACCTGCTTGGCGATGCCTTCCCAGAAGTGAAGAAGGATCCGCAACACATCATTGACATTATCAACGAGGAGGAGTTACAGTTCCTCAAGACCCTAACGCGCGGGCGCAACCTGCTGAACCGCACCATCGAGAAGCTGGGTAACCAGACTACCATTCCCGGCGATGTTGCCTGGCGGTTGTACGATACCTACGGCTTCCCAGTTGATCTTACCCAGCTGATGGCTGAAGAGAAATCCCTGAATATCGATATGGATGGCTATGAGGCTGCCAAGCAGAATTCCTATGTGCTATCGCAGGGCAAGGGAGCCAGCAAGATCGAGGAGATCAATCTTGATGTGCATGCCATTTCCGAGTTGCAGGAGAAGGGTGTTCCGCCAACCAACGACACCTTCAAGTACAAGTACGAGGCTGTGTCGGACGAACGTGACTCTGCCTACAACTACGGTGTGTGCAACAGCAAGATCGTCGCCCTGCGTTTCGAAAACCAGTTTGTGAACGAAATCAGCAGCGGACAGAAGGCAGGCATTGTCCTGGACAAGACCAACTTCTATGCTGAGAGCGGTGGTCAGATCTACGATCAAGGTGCTCTGGTCAAGGTTAACGACGAGGCAAACGAATTCCTGGTGGACCGTGTGTACAACCGCGGAGGCTATATTCTTCACATCGGCGTTGTCGAGGGGACCCTGAAGGTGGGCGATGAGTTGGAACTGCACATCGATGTGGAGCGCCGCTGGCTGACCTCGAAGAACCACTCGGCCACCCATGCCCTTAACCATTGCCTGCTGCAAGTTTTGGGTAAGGACACCGAGCAGAAGGGCTCCCTGGTAGTGCCAGAGAAGCTGCGCTTCGATTTTAACAGCAAGGCAGCCATGACCATCGAGCAGGTGGCCAAGACGGAGCAGCTGACCAAGGAGATGGTTTACAAGAATGTGCCCATCTATGCCAAGGAGTCGAAACTGGCGCTGGCCAAGAAGATCCGAGGCCTGCGGTCTGTCTTCGACGAAGTTTACCCAGATCCCGTGAGAGTAATTTCCTTCGGCGTGTCCGTCGACGAACTGGAGCAGAATCCCGATTCGGAAGCCGGCGAACAAACCTCCGTGGAGTTCTGCGGTGGCACCCATCTTAGGCGTTCGGGCCACATCATGGACTTCGTCATTAGCAGCGAAGAGGCCATTGCCAAGGGTATCCGACGCATTGTGGCTCTCACAGGACCCGAAGCTCTGAAGGCACTGAAGAAGTCAGAGGCTTTTGAACAGGAAATCATCCGGCTTAAGGCCACCATCGATGCCGATCAGTCTGGCAAGGACTCCAAGTCGCATGTCAAGGAGATTGTTGAGCTGACCGAACAGATTTCGCATGCCACAATTCCGTACGTGAAGAAGGATGAAATGCGCAACCTGCTGAAGGGCCTGAAGAAGACTTTGGATGACAAGGAACGTGCCCTGCGCGCCGCCGTCTCGGTGACCGTGGTGGAGCGCGCCAAGGCGCTGTGCGAGGCCAATCCCCAGGCCACCGTGCTGGTCGAGCAGCTGGAAGCCTTCAACAACACCAAGGCACTGGATGCCGCTCTCAAGCAGGTGCGCAGCCAGCTGCCCGACGCCGCCGCCATGTTCTTGTCCGTGGATGCCGACTCCAAGAAGATCTTCTGCCTGAGCTCGGTGCCCAAGAGTGCCGTGGAGAAGGGCCTGAAGGCGAACGAGTGGGTGCAGCACGTTTCCGCCACGCTGGGTGGCAAGGGAGGTGGCAAGCCGGAGTCCGCCCAAGCCTCGGGCACAAACTACGAAAAGGTGGATGAGATTGTCCTGTTGGCCAGCAAGTTTGCCCAGTCGAAATTGTCTTAA
- the LOC108008870 gene encoding haloacid dehalogenase-like hydrolase domain-containing protein 2, which produces MFLFSGGKRSLSFAQSRRMSIKGALIDLSGTLHVEDEPTPNAVEALKRLRESGVAVKFVTNTTKDSKATLHERLCKIGFQVDPSEIYSSLSAAVDFVENERLNPYYILSEDARQDFPPEDTKRYQDSVLIGLAPKAFNYEKLNEAFNVLLENKNHKLVAVHQGKYYKRAEGLALGPGCFVKGLEFATGRTAKVIGKPNPYFFEGALAGRDPASCVMIGDDANDDIVGAMSVGMQGILVKTGKYLPDVKPSPPPTALVENFSEAVDWIIQKNKS; this is translated from the exons ATGTTTTTGTTCTCTGGAGGAAAAAGGAGCTTGAGCTTTGCCCAGTCAAGAAGGATGTCTATCAAAGGAGCTCTAATTGATCTCAGTGGCACCTTGCATGTGGAGGATGAACCCACTCCAAATGCAGTTGAGGCTTTGAAAAG ATTGCGCGAATCTGGCGTAGCAGTCAAGTTCGTTACAAACACCACGAAGGACTCCAAGGCCACTCTTCACGAACGCCTCTGCAAGATTGGCTTCCAAGTGGACCCCTCGGAGATCTACAGCTCCTTGAGCGCCGCAGTCGATTTTGTGGAGAATGAGAGACTAAATCCGTACTACATCCTGTCCGAGGATGCGCGCCAGGACTTCCCGCCGGAGGATACCAAGCGCTACCAGGATTCAGTTTTGATTGGTCTGGCTCCCAAGGCCTTCAACTATGAGAAGCTGAACGAGGCTTTCAA TGTTCTGCTGGAGAATAAGAATCACAAGCTGGTGGCAGTGCACCAGGGTAAATACTACAAACGTGCCGAAGGTCTGGCCTTGGGTCCTGGATGCTTTGTCAAGGGTCTGGAGTTTGCCACAGGACGAACGGCCAAAGTCATTGGCAAACCGAATCCGTACTTCTTCGAAGGGGCTCTGGCTGGACGGGATCCCGCCTCCTGCGTCATGATAGGAGAT GACGCCAATGATGACATTGTGGGCGCCATGAGCGTGGGCATGCAGGGCATTCTTGTCAAGACAGGCAAATATCTGCCAGATGTCAAGCCATCGCCTCCACCAACCGCTTTGGTGGAAAACTTTTCCGAGGCAGTCGATTGGATAATACAGAAAAACAAATCTTAG
- the LOC108005446 gene encoding mitochondrial ribosome-associated GTPase 2, whose amino-acid sequence MITSDLKMLFSTGRNFLARISLDISKNIKQCGLIANYCQVATALRPKKAKSTRKEAQYFSDAKRIRAIGGKGGDGCVSFLQLWCNERAGPDGGDGGHGGHVVFQASNDVRNFNHVGSILKAEEGERGSSKDCHGKNAKHSVIKVPIGTVIRNAQGLIVGDLGQADLMFVAARGGAGGKGNRFFTTDKETSPKVCEYGPSGEDLSYTLELRSMADVGLIGYPNAGKSTLLNALTRAKPKVAPYAFTTLRPHLGTVQYDDHVQLTIADLPGLVPDAHLNKGLGIQFLKHAERCTLLLFVLDASAAEPWTHYEQLMHELRQFGGRLASRPQLVVANKLDVEESQSNFEELQRRLQNPVLGISAKMGHNLGQLLNSIRKGYDRHKDLAKDSS is encoded by the exons ATGATCACTAGcgatttaaaaatgttgttttctaCCGGCAGAAATTTTCTGGCGCGGATTTCCTTGGATATATCCAAAAATATTAAGCAATGTGGACTCATAGCCAACTACTGCCAGGTGGCCACTGCCCTGCGTCCAAAGAAGGCGAAATCTACCCGAAAGGAG GCGCAGTACTTCTCCGATGCCAAGAGGATCCGTGCTATAGGTGGGAAAGGCGGCGATGGTTGCGTGTCCTTCCTGCAGCTGTGGTGCAATGAGCGAGCCGGCCCAGATGGCGGAGACGGTGGCCACGGCGGCCATGTGGTGTTCCAGGCCTCTAACGATGTGCGCAACTTCAACCACGTGGGCAGTATCCTGAAGGCGGAGGAAGGAGAAAGGGGGAGCTCCAAGGACTGCCATGGCAAGAACGCCAAGCACTCGGTGATCAAGGTGCCCATCGGCACCGTCATCAGGAATGCCCAGGGTCTCATTGTCGGTGATCTGGGGCAGGCGGACCTCATGTTTGTGGCCGCTCGAGGTGGAGCCGGCGGCAAGGGCAACCGCTTCTTCACCACGGACAAGGAGACGAGTCCTAAGGTTTGCGAGTACGGGCCCAGTGGCGAGGATCTCTCTTACACCCTGGAGCTGCGCAGCATGGCGGATGTGGGACTGATTGGCTATCCCAATGCAGGCAAAAGCACCCTGCTGAATGCCCTCACTCGGGCCAAACCGAAGGTGGCTCCATATGCCTTCACCACGCTGCGTCCTCACTTGGGCACAGTACAGTACGATGACCACGTCCAGCTCACCATCGCCGACTTGCCCGGACTCGTGCCCGATGCCCATCTCAACAAGGGCTTGGGCATACAGTTCCTGAAGCACGCCGAGCGCTGCACCCTGCTGCTCTTCGTACTGGACGCCAGTGCAGCGGAGCCCTGGACCCACTACGAGCAGCTCATGCACGAGCTGCGACAGTTTGGAGGACGCCTAGCGAGTCGCCCGCAATTGGTGGTGGCCAACAAACTTGACGTGGAGGAGAGCCAAAGCAACTTTGAGGAGCTGCAGCGAAGGTTACAGAATCCTGTGCTTGGCATCAGTGCCAAGATGGGTCACAATCTGGGACAACTCCTGAACAGCATACGCAAGGGATACGACCGCCACAAAGACCTGGCCAAGGACTCCAGTTAA
- the Wdr82 gene encoding WD repeat-containing protein 82, producing MKIKLIDPVVRSFKVAKIFRENTDKINAIDFAPNGEHLISCSEDDQIVIYDCEKGTQSRTVNSKKYGVDLIHFTHANNTAIHSSTKVDDTIRYLSLHDNKYLRYFPGHTKKVISLCISPVEDTFLSGSLDKTLRLWDLRSPNCQGLMHLSGRPIAAYDPEGLIFAAGVNSESIKLYDLRSFDKGPFVTFKLNQEKECDWTGLKFSRDGKTILISTNGSVIRLVDAFHGTPLQTFTGYPNNKGIAIEASFSPDSQFIFSGSTDGRVHIWNADTGNKVSVLNGDHPGPVQCVQFNPKYMMLASACTNMAFWLPTSEEGL from the coding sequence ATGAAGATAAAACTAATAGATCCCGTGGTGCGCAGCTTCAAGGTGGCCAAGATCTTCCGCGAGAACACGGACAAGATCAACGCCATCGACTTTGCGCCCAACGGGGAACACCTGATTTCGTGCAGCGAGGACGACCAGATCGTGATTTATGACTGCGAAAAGGGGACGCAGTCGCGCACGGTGAACTCCAAAAAGTACGGCGTGGACCTGATCCACTTTACACATGCCAACAACACGGCCATCCACAGCTCCACCAAGGTGGACGACACCATCCGGTATCTGAGCCTGCACGACAACAAGTATCTGCGCTACTTCCCCGGCCACACCAAGAAAGTCATCTCGCTGTGCATCTCGCCGGTGGAGGACACCTTCCTTTCTGGCTCCCTGGACAAGACTTTGCGCCTGTGGGACCTGCGTTCGCCCAACTGCCAGGGACTGATGCATCTCTCCGGGCGACCCATCGCCGCCTACGATCCGGAGGGTCTGATCTTCGCTGCCGGCGTCAATTCAGAGAGCATCAAGCTGTACGACCTGCGCTCCTTCGACAAGGGTCCCTTCGTCACCTTCAAGCTCAACCAGGAGAAGGAGTGCGACTGGACAGGCCTGAAATTCTCGCGGGACGGCAAAACCATACTGATCAGCACAAATGGATCGGTCATCCGACTGGTCGATGCCTTCCACGGCACTCCGCTGCAGACGTTCACCGGCTATCCAAACAACAAGGGCATCGCCATCGAGGCGAGCTTCAGCCCGGACTCGCAGTTCATCTTCTCGGGCAGCACCGATGGACGCGTGCACATCTGGAACGCGGACACGGGCAACAAGGTCTCTGTGCTGAATGGAGATCATCCGGGGCCGGTGCAATGCGTTCAGTTCAATCCCAAGTACATGATGTTGGCCTCTGCATGCACCAACATGGCTTTCTGGCTTCCCACATCCGAGGAGGGATTGTAA
- the LOC108005803 gene encoding inactive pancreatic lipase-related protein 1 isoform X2, which translates to MHKAIKNKSRLLCGLKNSKADLTTAKFILYYGPTVADSDIYDLTDFQSLLEDEHLDLGKNTVLYLHGYLEDPDVESIHVIAEAYLERKDTNLIVLDWGELADGNYMFDAFPNLKQLGPELAKVLIQMFDHGLDIDKFHIVGHSMGGQLAGILGREIIKRTKGVRKLRRISALDPAFPLFYPGTHLSASDAEFVDVIHTDAWLYGAPTSTGTADFWPNGGTSLQPGCPKRNYKMLSDNDLSSHRRSWWFWAESVSDRYPIGFDAVPAKKWSDFKQNKTSETCPPVVMGHHCPRTIHGDFYLQTNGQTPFARGKEGAVYVDPKELLGNTHSNTCDCPPPHSN; encoded by the exons ATGCACAAGGCCATTAAAAACAAATCCA GGTTGCTATGTGGGCTCAAGAACTCCAAGGCAGATCTGACGACGGCAAAGTTTATACTTTACTATGG ACCCACTGTAGCTGATAGTGATATCTATGACCTAACCGATTTTCAAAGTCTTTTGGAGGATGAGCACTTGGACTTGGGCAAGAATACAGTTCTCTATTTGCATGGCTATTTGGAGGATCCGGATGTGGAGAGCATTCACGTCATAGCCGAGGCCTATCTGGAGCGAAAGGATACCAACCTCATCGTCCTTGACTGGGGTGAACTCGCCGATGGCAACTACATGTTCGATGCCTTCCCCAACCTTAAACAATTGGGCCCTGAGTTGGCCAAGGTCCTGATTCAAATGTTTGACCACGGCCTGGATATTGACAAGTTTCACATAGTGGGACATTCGATGGGTGGCCAATTGGCCGGAATCCTTGGCCGCGAAATAATTAAGCGCACCAAGGGCGTTCGAAAGCTGAGAAG AATTTCCGCCCTGGATCCTGCCTTTCCACTCTTCTATCCGGGGACCCACCTATCTGCCAGCGATGCGGAGTTCGTGGACGTGATACACACGGATGCCTGGCTATATGGAGCTCCGACGAGCACTGGCACGGCGGACTTCTGGCCCAACGGTGGGACTAGCCTACAGCCGGGCTGTCCCAAGAGGAACTACAAGATGCTCAGTGACAACGACCTGTCCAGCCATCGACGAAGCTGGTGGTTCTGGGCCGAGAGTGTTTCGGATCGGTATCCCATTGGATTCGATGCTGTGCCCGCAAAGAAATGGTCGGACTTTAAGCAAAACAAAACTTCAGAGACATGCCCGCCGGTGGTGATGGGTCATCATTGCCCTAGGAC AATACATGGCGACTTTTACTTACAAACCAACGGACAAACACCTTTCGCTCGAGGCAAAGAGGGCGCCGTGTACGTTGACCCCAAGGAGCTGCTAGGAAATACCCACAGTAACACCTGCGATTGCCCTCCGCCACATTCGAATTAA
- the LOC108005803 gene encoding inactive pancreatic lipase-related protein 1 isoform X1, translating into MFIKSFRCAWVNVCLTLGFHSEPTLLARPLHVNPANRVSGPVFDNHRMGAEDIRTTHWPRNQSLYGLIAYGPPEKCTRPLKTNPVRLLCGLKNSKADLTTAKFILYYGPTVADSDIYDLTDFQSLLEDEHLDLGKNTVLYLHGYLEDPDVESIHVIAEAYLERKDTNLIVLDWGELADGNYMFDAFPNLKQLGPELAKVLIQMFDHGLDIDKFHIVGHSMGGQLAGILGREIIKRTKGVRKLRRISALDPAFPLFYPGTHLSASDAEFVDVIHTDAWLYGAPTSTGTADFWPNGGTSLQPGCPKRNYKMLSDNDLSSHRRSWWFWAESVSDRYPIGFDAVPAKKWSDFKQNKTSETCPPVVMGHHCPRTIHGDFYLQTNGQTPFARGKEGAVYVDPKELLGNTHSNTCDCPPPHSN; encoded by the exons ATGTTTATAAAGTCGTTTCGCTGCGCGTGGGTAAATGTTTGCTTAACTCTCGGTTTCCATTCCGAGCCCACTC TACTGGCCAGGCCACTTCACGTTAATCCAGCTAACCGAGTGTCCGGCCCAGTCTTTGACAATCACCGCATGGGAGCAGAGGATATCCGGACAACCCACTGGCCACGTAATCAATCACTTTATGGACTAATAGCCTACGGCCCCCCAGAAAAATGCACAAGGCCATTAAAAACAAATCCAGTAA GGTTGCTATGTGGGCTCAAGAACTCCAAGGCAGATCTGACGACGGCAAAGTTTATACTTTACTATGG ACCCACTGTAGCTGATAGTGATATCTATGACCTAACCGATTTTCAAAGTCTTTTGGAGGATGAGCACTTGGACTTGGGCAAGAATACAGTTCTCTATTTGCATGGCTATTTGGAGGATCCGGATGTGGAGAGCATTCACGTCATAGCCGAGGCCTATCTGGAGCGAAAGGATACCAACCTCATCGTCCTTGACTGGGGTGAACTCGCCGATGGCAACTACATGTTCGATGCCTTCCCCAACCTTAAACAATTGGGCCCTGAGTTGGCCAAGGTCCTGATTCAAATGTTTGACCACGGCCTGGATATTGACAAGTTTCACATAGTGGGACATTCGATGGGTGGCCAATTGGCCGGAATCCTTGGCCGCGAAATAATTAAGCGCACCAAGGGCGTTCGAAAGCTGAGAAG AATTTCCGCCCTGGATCCTGCCTTTCCACTCTTCTATCCGGGGACCCACCTATCTGCCAGCGATGCGGAGTTCGTGGACGTGATACACACGGATGCCTGGCTATATGGAGCTCCGACGAGCACTGGCACGGCGGACTTCTGGCCCAACGGTGGGACTAGCCTACAGCCGGGCTGTCCCAAGAGGAACTACAAGATGCTCAGTGACAACGACCTGTCCAGCCATCGACGAAGCTGGTGGTTCTGGGCCGAGAGTGTTTCGGATCGGTATCCCATTGGATTCGATGCTGTGCCCGCAAAGAAATGGTCGGACTTTAAGCAAAACAAAACTTCAGAGACATGCCCGCCGGTGGTGATGGGTCATCATTGCCCTAGGAC AATACATGGCGACTTTTACTTACAAACCAACGGACAAACACCTTTCGCTCGAGGCAAAGAGGGCGCCGTGTACGTTGACCCCAAGGAGCTGCTAGGAAATACCCACAGTAACACCTGCGATTGCCCTCCGCCACATTCGAATTAA